In Streptomyces sp. NBC_00448, the following are encoded in one genomic region:
- a CDS encoding MaoC/PaaZ C-terminal domain-containing protein, with amino-acid sequence MALLLTLGRGALTGIGKKPSAGAALPHRRLTEPDVRIDPARMARYAEVCGYSPAADRVPLTYPHILGFPLAARIMAARDFPLPLMGLVHTSIEIAAQRPLTSRDRPEIAVHAEELRPHRRGTEVVFVTEALLGGEPVWTDRSTYLARHATGRPQEPRADRAPEAELPAVEEWRLPADLGRRHARVSGDYNPIHLHAWTARPLGFPRAIAHGMWTVARSVAALGLSETVRAEFRAPVPLPSTVTFAASGPRFEVRSRRGLHVSGAS; translated from the coding sequence ATGGCGCTGCTGCTCACCCTGGGGCGCGGCGCGCTGACCGGCATCGGCAAGAAGCCCTCGGCCGGCGCCGCGCTGCCGCACCGGCGGCTGACCGAGCCGGACGTACGGATCGACCCGGCGCGGATGGCCCGGTACGCGGAGGTCTGCGGCTACTCCCCCGCGGCCGACCGGGTGCCGCTCACCTACCCGCACATCCTCGGGTTCCCGCTGGCCGCGCGCATCATGGCCGCGCGGGACTTCCCGCTGCCGCTGATGGGCCTGGTGCACACCTCGATCGAGATCGCCGCGCAGCGGCCCCTCACCAGCCGGGACCGGCCCGAGATCGCCGTCCACGCCGAGGAGTTGCGGCCGCATCGGCGCGGTACGGAAGTGGTGTTCGTCACGGAGGCCCTGCTCGGCGGGGAGCCGGTGTGGACCGACCGCAGTACGTATCTGGCCCGGCACGCCACCGGCCGCCCGCAGGAACCGCGGGCCGACCGCGCCCCCGAAGCCGAGCTGCCCGCGGTCGAGGAGTGGCGCCTGCCGGCCGACCTCGGGCGCCGCCACGCCCGTGTCTCCGGCGACTACAACCCGATCCACCTGCACGCCTGGACGGCCCGGCCACTCGGCTTCCCCCGCGCGATCGCCCACGGGATGTGGACCGTCGCCCGCAGTGTCGCTGCGCTCGGCTTGAGCGAAACGGTGCGCGCGGAATTCCGCGCACCGGTGCCGCTGCCCTCCACGGTCACCTTCGCGGCTTCCGGACCACGGTTCGAGGTGCGCTCACGGCGAGGCCTCCACGTCTCCGGGGCAAGCTGA
- a CDS encoding 3-oxoacyl-ACP reductase, protein MADRYLGFTGTAPGRFLTRRLGLPQPTALRRWSAATPELDGPVLRLTAGEPAPPAAPGDPRPAAVVLDATGITDPAGLRAVRDSLHPLVRSLAACGRVVVLGARPDHADVHQAAAQQALEGFVRSLGKEIGRGRTVQLVRLAPGAAADSTLEFLLSPKSAYVSGQVIEVGPEVGGPTTGDAEATGAASARDESAGTGGTRTALVTGAARGIGAAVAATLARDGAHVICLDVPQVADALAETAARIGGTALTVDITAPDAAERIAAAVPGGLDVLVHNAGITRDRKLANMAAEGWDAVIEVNLGSVLRVTDHLLKAGVVRPHGRIVGTASIAGIAGNVGQTNYAASKAGIIGFVRALAAAPEVRERGITVNAVAPGFIETRMTAAVPLFIREAGRRMNSLGQGGQPQDVAETVAWFAAAGSGGVTGQVVRVCGQSLLGA, encoded by the coding sequence ATGGCCGACCGCTATCTCGGCTTCACCGGTACGGCTCCCGGCCGCTTCCTCACCCGGCGCCTCGGGCTGCCGCAGCCGACCGCGCTGCGGCGCTGGTCGGCCGCGACCCCCGAACTCGACGGCCCCGTGCTGCGGTTGACCGCCGGCGAGCCGGCGCCGCCCGCCGCCCCGGGCGACCCGAGGCCCGCCGCGGTGGTGCTGGACGCGACGGGCATCACCGACCCGGCCGGGCTGCGGGCGGTCCGCGACAGCCTTCACCCGCTGGTGCGTTCGCTGGCCGCGTGCGGCCGGGTGGTGGTGCTCGGCGCCCGGCCGGACCACGCCGACGTCCACCAGGCCGCCGCCCAGCAGGCGTTGGAGGGCTTCGTCCGCTCGCTCGGCAAGGAGATCGGCCGGGGCAGGACCGTACAGCTGGTCCGGCTCGCGCCCGGCGCCGCCGCCGACTCCACGCTGGAGTTCCTGCTCTCGCCCAAGTCGGCGTACGTCAGCGGGCAGGTGATCGAGGTCGGCCCGGAGGTGGGCGGGCCGACCACCGGGGACGCCGAAGCGACCGGCGCGGCCTCCGCCCGGGACGAGTCCGCGGGGACGGGCGGCACGCGTACGGCGCTGGTCACCGGGGCGGCCCGCGGCATCGGCGCGGCGGTCGCGGCCACGCTCGCCAGGGACGGCGCCCACGTGATCTGCCTGGACGTACCGCAGGTGGCCGACGCGCTCGCCGAGACCGCGGCCCGGATCGGCGGCACCGCGCTGACCGTGGACATCACCGCGCCCGACGCCGCCGAGCGGATCGCGGCCGCGGTGCCCGGCGGCCTGGACGTGCTCGTGCACAACGCCGGCATCACCCGCGACCGCAAGCTCGCCAACATGGCCGCCGAGGGCTGGGACGCGGTGATCGAGGTCAACCTCGGCAGCGTGCTGCGCGTCACCGACCACCTGCTGAAGGCCGGCGTGGTCCGCCCGCACGGCCGGATCGTCGGCACCGCGTCCATCGCCGGCATCGCGGGCAACGTCGGCCAGACCAACTACGCCGCCTCCAAGGCCGGCATCATCGGCTTCGTCCGCGCGCTGGCCGCCGCCCCCGAGGTGCGCGAGCGCGGCATCACCGTCAACGCGGTCGCCCCCGGCTTCATCGAGACGCGGATGACCGCCGCCGTACCGCTGTTCATCCGCGAGGCCGGGCGGCGGATGAACTCCCTCGGCCAGGGCGGCCAGCCGCAGGACGTCGCCGAGACCGTGGCCTGGTTCGCGGCGGCCGGCTCCGGCGGCGTCACCGGCCAGGTCGTCCGCGTCTGCGGCCAGTCCCTGCTGGGGGCGTGA
- a CDS encoding acetyl-CoA C-acetyltransferase — protein MHTVRRVAVIAGHRIPFARSDGPYATASNQDMLTAALNGLAERTGLAGGGAPAEGRATVGEFAAGAVLKHARDFNLARETVLGSVLDPTTPAYDIQQACGTGLQAVFAVAAKIALGVIDSGIAGGADTTSDAPLGVNDELRRTLLAARRAKTLGGRARALAGLRPRHVVPDMPRNAEPRTGLSMGEHAAVTAARWGITRAAQDELAADSHRNLAAAYDRGFFAPLVSPYRGLDRDQNLRPDSTPEKLARLKPVYGGPGGTMTAGNSTPLTDGAAVVLLGSEEWAAARGLTPLAYLTAYETAAVDFVSDRPDADGLLMAPAHAVPRMLERAGLGLGDFDFYEIHEAFASQVLATLAAWEDKAFCADRLGLSAPLGPIDRGRLNVAGSSLATGHPFAATGARIVGTLAQLLAERGSPGRGLVSICAAGGQGVTAVLERP, from the coding sequence ATGCATACCGTTCGCCGCGTCGCCGTCATCGCCGGCCACCGCATCCCCTTCGCCCGCTCGGACGGCCCCTACGCCACGGCGTCCAACCAGGACATGCTCACGGCCGCGCTGAACGGCCTGGCCGAGCGCACCGGCCTGGCCGGCGGCGGCGCCCCCGCCGAAGGCCGCGCGACGGTGGGGGAGTTCGCGGCCGGGGCGGTGCTCAAGCACGCCCGCGACTTCAACCTCGCCCGGGAGACCGTGCTCGGCTCCGTCCTCGACCCGACCACCCCCGCCTACGACATCCAGCAGGCGTGCGGCACCGGCCTCCAGGCCGTCTTCGCGGTCGCCGCCAAGATCGCGCTCGGCGTGATCGACTCCGGCATCGCCGGCGGCGCCGACACCACCAGCGACGCGCCGCTCGGCGTCAACGACGAGCTGCGCCGTACCCTGCTCGCCGCCCGCCGCGCGAAGACCCTCGGTGGCCGCGCCCGCGCGCTGGCCGGGTTGCGCCCCCGCCACGTCGTGCCCGACATGCCGCGCAACGCCGAGCCGCGCACCGGCCTGTCGATGGGCGAGCACGCCGCCGTCACCGCCGCGCGGTGGGGCATCACGCGGGCCGCGCAGGACGAGTTGGCCGCCGACAGCCACCGCAACCTCGCCGCCGCCTACGACCGCGGCTTCTTCGCGCCCCTGGTCAGCCCCTACCGCGGCCTGGACCGCGACCAGAACCTGCGGCCCGACTCCACCCCGGAGAAGCTGGCCCGGCTCAAGCCCGTCTACGGCGGGCCTGGCGGCACCATGACCGCGGGCAACTCCACGCCGCTCACCGACGGCGCCGCGGTGGTCCTGCTCGGCTCCGAGGAGTGGGCCGCCGCACGCGGGCTGACCCCGCTGGCGTACCTGACCGCGTACGAGACGGCCGCGGTCGACTTCGTCTCCGACCGGCCCGACGCCGACGGGCTGCTCATGGCACCTGCCCACGCCGTACCGCGGATGCTGGAGCGGGCCGGACTCGGCCTCGGCGACTTCGACTTCTACGAGATCCACGAGGCGTTCGCGTCCCAGGTGCTGGCGACGCTGGCGGCCTGGGAGGACAAGGCGTTCTGTGCGGATCGGCTCGGGCTTTCCGCGCCGCTCGGCCCGATCGACCGCGGGCGGCTCAACGTGGCGGGGTCGTCCCTCGCCACCGGGCATCCGTTCGCCGCGACCGGGGCGCGGATCGTGGGGACCCTGGCGCAGCTCCTCGCGGAGCGGGGGTCGCCCGGGCGCGGCCTCGTCTCGATCTGCGCGGCGGGCGGACAGGGCGTCACCGCGGTGCTCGAACGTCCTTAG